A genomic stretch from Balaenoptera musculus isolate JJ_BM4_2016_0621 chromosome 9, mBalMus1.pri.v3, whole genome shotgun sequence includes:
- the AOC1 gene encoding amiloride-sensitive amine oxidase [copper-containing], giving the protein MGRKTLALGWASAAILVLQTLAAAEGSPRTPGNKGRVFADLSAQELKTVHSFLWSQKELRLQPSSTLTMAKNSVFLIEMLLPKKQHVLKFLHKGHQLPVREARAVIFFGAQEHPNITEFAVGPLPRPHYMRHLPHKPGHQASWASRPISKAEYTLLGHTLEEASKPLQQFFRRTTGFTFGHCHERCLTFTDVAPRGLASGQRRSWFILQRHMKGYFLHPTGLELLVDHASTNPQDWTVEQVWYNGKFYHSPAELAQKYDDGEVDAVVLEDPLAKDKDGASLPEAALFSFYQPRGDFAITMNGPRLVQPEGPRYSLEGNTVLYGGWSFTFRLRSSSGLQVLDVHFGGERIAYEVSVQEAVALYGGHTPAGMQTKYMDVGWGLGSVTHELAPGVDCPETATFLDALHYYDADGPVLYPRALCLFEMPTGVPIRRHFNSNFSDGFNFYAGLKGQVLVLRTTSTVYNYDYIWDFIFYPNGVMEAKMHATGYVHATFYTPEGLHHGTRLHTHLIGNMHTHLVHYRVDLDVAGTKNSFQTLQMKLENTTNPWSPRHRLVQPALQETRYSRERQAAFSFRQTLPKYLLFTSPQENPWGHKRSYRLQIHSMADQVLPPGWQEERAVTWARYPLAVTRYRESELRSSSIYNQNDPWDPPVVFEEFLRNNENIEGEDLVAWVTVGFLHIPHAEDVPNTATPGNSVGFLLQPFNFFPEDPSLASRDLVVVWPLENGSTYVQHWIPEEEGGCLMPPPFSYNGTYRPV; this is encoded by the exons ATGGGGCGGAAGACCCTGGCCCTCGGCTGGGCGAGTGCTGCCATCCTGGTGCTGCAGACGTTGGCCGCGGCAGAGGGCTCCCCACGGACCCCCGGCAACAAGGGCAGGGTGTTTGCGGACCTGAGCGCCCAAGAGCTGAAGACCGTGCACAGCTTCCTTTGGTCCCAGAAGGAGCTGAGGCTGCAGCCATCCAGCACATTGACCATGGCCAAGAACTCCGTGTTCCTCATTGAGATGTTGCTGCCCAAGAAGCAACACGTGCTGAAATTTCTGCATAAAGGCCACCAGCTTCCCGTTCGGGAAGCGCGCGCTGTCATCTTCTTCGGAGCCCAGGAGCATCCCAACATCACCGAGTTTGCTGTGGGACCACTGCCCAGGCCCCATTACATGCGACACCTGCCCCACAAGCCCGGGCACCAGGCCTCCTGGGCCTCCAGGCCCATCTCCAAGGCAGAGTATACCCTCCTGGGCCACACCCTGGAGGAGGCCAGCAAGCCCCTGCAGCAGTTTTTCCGTCGCACGACGGGCTTCACGTTCGGACACTGCCACGAGCGCTGCCTGACGTTCACAGACGTGGCGCCCCGTGGCTTGGCCTCCGGCCAGCGCCGCTCTTGGTTCATCTTGCAGCGCCATATGAAAGGCTACTTCTTGCACCCCACTGGGCTGGAGCTCCTGGTGGATCACGCAAGCACGAACCCCCAAGACTGGACGGTGGAGCAGGTCTGGTACAACGGGAAGTTCTACCACAGCCCCGCCGAGCTGGCTCAGAAGTATGACGACGGAGAGGTGGACGCGGTGGTCCTGGAAGACCCGCTCGCCAAGGACAAGGATGGAGCGAGCCTACCAGAGGCCGCCCTCTTCTCCTTCTACCAGCCACGTGGGGACTTCGCCATCACCATGAACGGCCCCCGCCTGGTGCAGCCCGAGGGCCCCCGCTACAGCCTGGAGGGCAACACCGTGCTCTACGGGGGCTGGAGCTTCACCTTCCGGCTGCGCTCGTCCTCGGGGCTGCAGGTCCTGGACGTGCACTTCGGAGGTGAGCGTATAGCCTACGAGGTGAGCGTGCAGGAGGCCGTGGCGCTGTACGGAGGACACACACCCGCAGGCATGCAGACCAAGTACATGGACGTCGGCTGGGGCTTGGGCAGCGTCACTCATGAGCTGGCCCCTGGCGTCGACTGCCCGGAGACGGCCACCTTCCTGGATGCCCTCCACTACTATGACGCCGACGGTCCTGTCCTCTACCCCCGAGCCCTCTGTCTCTTCGAGATGCCCACGGGGGTGCCCATCCGGAGGCACTTTAACTCCAACTTCAGCGACGGCTTCAACTTCTATGCGGGCCTCAAGGGCCAGGTGCTGGTGCTGAGGACCACTTCGACGGTCTACAATTATGACTATATCTGGGACTTCATCTTCTACCCCAATGGGGTGATGGAGGCCAAGATGCACGCCACCGGCTATGTCCACGCCACCTTCTACACCCCCGAGGGGCTGCACCATGGGACCCGCCTGCACACACACCTGATCGGCAACATGCACACCCACCTAGTGCATTACCGCGTTGACCTGGACGTGGCAG GCACCAAGAATAGCTTCCAGACCCTGCAGATGAAGCTGGAAAACACCACCAACCCCTGGAGCCCGAGACACCGCCTGGTCCAGCCGGCTCTCCAGGAGACGAGGTACTCCCGCGAGCGCCAGGCGGCCTTCAGCTTCAGGCAGACTCTGCCCAAGTACCTGCTGTTTACCAGCCCCCAGGAGAACCCCTGGGGCCACAAGCGCAGCTACCGACTGCAGATCCACTCCATGGCTGACCAAGTGCTGCCCCCGGGCTGGCAGGAGGAGCGGGCTGTCACCTGGGCCAG GTATCCCCTGGCAGTGACCAGATACCGGGAGTCTGAGCTACGCAGCAGCAGTATCTACAACCAGAACGACCCCTGGGACCCACCTGTGGTCTTTGAGGAGTTTCTGCGCAACAATGAGAACATTGAAGGCGAG GACCTGGTGGCCTGGGTCACAGTGGGCTTCCTGCACATCCCCCACGCAGAGGACGTCCCCAACACGGCCACGCCCGGGAACTCCGTGGGCTTCCTGCTCCAGCCCTTCAACTTCTTCCCAGAGGACCCGTCCCTGGCGTCCAGAGACCTCGTGGTCGTGTGGCCTCTGGAAAATGGCTCCACCTACGTGCAGCACTGGATccctgaggaggagggaggctgcTTGATGCCTCCCCCTTTCAGCTACAACGGAACCTACAGGCCTGTGtga